The following are from one region of the Cloacibacterium normanense genome:
- a CDS encoding M3 family metallopeptidase: MKNITSILLMSALGFSISCSTMKENTPKIDDTAVLNNPFYKKSTLQYQAPEFDKIKDEHFAPAFDYGLKVNEAEIAAIVNNKEAATFENTILALEKSGEVLKRAQIVFYNLTGSNTNPTLQKIEEQYASIFASHADKIYLNSALYNRIKAIKTDGLDSEDQRLLEVYKQRFELAGANLSDADKEQMKKINAELATLSTQFSSKLLEARKKGAVLISDVKELDGLSADEIAAAATDAKNAGYEGKYLLTLLNTTQQPLLQNLKNRATREKLFKASWYRAEKGDENDTRAILERQAKLRMEKAHLMEKSSYAELNLVDQMAKKPENAMDLLYQLGKPAVEQAKREIVDIQALIDAQKGGFELAPWDWNFYAEQVRKAKFDLDENQIKPYFEVSTVLEKGVFYAAEKFYGITFKERKDLPVYHPDVVAYEVFDRDGKSLAIYYLDFYTRDNKNGGAWMSNFVEQSFMTGTKPVIVNVFNYQKPAPGKPSLISYDDVSTMFHEFGHTLHGLFANQKYITISGTNVPRDFVEFPSQINEFFALEPSVLKNYALHYETKQPMPQTLVDKIKKAATFNQGYATTELVSAATLDMAWHSVKSEAEIKPTLDFEKEVLTKYGFTLPQVPPRYHSPYFAHIWGGGYSAGYYAYMWSDVLNADAWKWITDNGGMTRENGDRFRKYILSVGNSVDLNQAFKDFTGRTPDIKPLLQNKGFVK; the protein is encoded by the coding sequence ATGAAAAATATTACATCAATTTTGCTGATGTCTGCATTAGGTTTCAGCATTTCTTGTTCTACCATGAAAGAAAATACCCCAAAAATTGATGATACTGCTGTTTTAAACAATCCTTTTTATAAGAAAAGTACATTGCAGTATCAGGCTCCAGAATTTGACAAAATTAAAGACGAACATTTTGCTCCCGCTTTTGACTACGGTTTAAAAGTAAACGAAGCAGAAATTGCTGCAATCGTTAACAACAAGGAAGCCGCAACATTTGAAAACACCATTTTGGCGCTTGAAAAAAGCGGTGAAGTATTGAAACGTGCGCAAATTGTTTTCTACAACCTTACTGGTTCTAATACCAATCCTACTCTACAGAAAATAGAAGAACAATACGCTTCTATTTTTGCATCTCATGCAGATAAAATTTATTTAAATTCTGCTCTTTATAACAGAATTAAAGCCATTAAAACAGATGGTTTAGATTCAGAAGATCAAAGATTATTAGAAGTGTACAAGCAACGTTTTGAATTGGCTGGTGCTAATCTTTCTGATGCCGACAAAGAGCAAATGAAAAAAATAAACGCAGAATTGGCAACACTTTCTACTCAGTTTTCTAGTAAATTATTAGAAGCGAGAAAAAAAGGAGCTGTTTTAATTTCAGACGTTAAGGAATTAGACGGACTATCTGCTGATGAAATCGCTGCTGCTGCTACAGATGCTAAAAATGCTGGTTATGAAGGCAAATATCTTTTGACTTTGCTTAATACTACTCAACAACCGCTTCTTCAAAATCTTAAAAACAGAGCGACCAGAGAAAAATTATTTAAAGCTTCTTGGTACAGAGCAGAAAAAGGAGATGAAAATGATACAAGAGCTATCCTGGAAAGACAGGCAAAACTGAGAATGGAGAAAGCGCATCTTATGGAAAAATCTTCTTACGCTGAACTGAATTTGGTAGACCAAATGGCAAAAAAACCAGAAAATGCAATGGATCTTCTTTACCAATTAGGAAAACCTGCAGTAGAGCAAGCGAAAAGAGAAATTGTGGATATTCAAGCGCTAATTGATGCTCAAAAAGGCGGCTTCGAACTCGCACCTTGGGATTGGAATTTCTATGCAGAACAAGTGCGTAAAGCAAAATTTGATTTAGACGAAAACCAAATCAAACCTTATTTTGAAGTGTCCACCGTTTTAGAAAAAGGCGTTTTCTACGCTGCAGAAAAATTCTACGGAATTACCTTCAAAGAAAGAAAAGATTTACCAGTTTATCATCCAGATGTAGTAGCTTATGAAGTTTTTGATAGAGACGGAAAATCTTTAGCGATTTATTACTTAGATTTTTACACCAGAGATAATAAAAATGGTGGCGCTTGGATGAGCAACTTCGTAGAACAATCATTCATGACGGGAACTAAACCTGTAATTGTAAATGTTTTCAACTACCAAAAACCTGCTCCAGGAAAACCTTCATTAATTTCTTATGATGATGTTTCTACCATGTTCCACGAGTTTGGGCACACTTTACACGGACTTTTTGCCAACCAAAAATACATTACCATTTCTGGAACCAATGTTCCTAGAGATTTTGTAGAATTCCCTTCTCAAATCAATGAATTTTTTGCGCTAGAGCCTTCAGTTCTTAAAAATTATGCACTACACTACGAAACCAAACAACCAATGCCTCAAACGTTGGTAGATAAAATTAAAAAAGCGGCTACTTTTAACCAAGGTTATGCCACTACAGAATTGGTTTCTGCGGCAACATTAGATATGGCTTGGCATTCTGTAAAATCTGAAGCTGAAATAAAACCTACTTTAGATTTTGAAAAAGAAGTCTTAACCAAATACGGATTTACTTTGCCACAAGTTCCGCCAAGATATCATTCTCCTTATTTCGCTCACATTTGGGGAGGCGGTTATTCTGCTGGTTACTACGCTTATATGTGGAGCGACGTTTTAAATGCAGATGCTTGGAAATGGATTACGGACAATGGTGGAATGACCAGAGAAAACGGTGACCGTTTCAGAAAATATATTTTATCTGTAGGAAATTCTGTAGACTTGAATCAAGCGTTCAAAGATTTTACAGGAAGAACTCCAGACATTAAACCACTTCTACAAAACAAAGGATTTGTGAAATAG